The Colius striatus isolate bColStr4 chromosome Z, bColStr4.1.hap1, whole genome shotgun sequence DNA window GATAAAAGTACAGAACAGGCCCTAAAACTGAATCCCAAGGAACAAAGCAGTGTCTGGCTGTTAGGTAGACGTGGTCCCATTCATTACAATCCTTTGATCCTGCTGTATAGCCAGTTTACCAGCCAGTGCACAGTGAACCTGCCCATTTCACCATTGGACAGATTCTTCAAAAAGGGTGCTGTAAGAGACAGTAGCAAAAGCCTTACTACAATTCAGAAGATTTACATCCATTATCATCCTTTCATCCACTAGAGTGACCTAGTTGAAAGCTTATAAGGCAGCAAATCTTTTATGTCTGATAACAATACATATGATTTTATTCTGAGaaaatttttttcaaaaagaaaccaGGAGGTTTGTATCTAAACTTTGAATTTCTTATTGCCAACAACACTTCAGCCACAAGTTCAAAATCAAAAGCATATGCTTCATCTATTCTGAATTCCAGAAgcaagatgaaaagaaagatgcagaaatacaaaataaaaccatgagTTTTAACTTTCCTGTTTACAGTAGCACCAAGAAGACAGCATTGGAGTTTCAAATGCAGAACGGTAACCTTCTTATTGACAAAAGCAGAATATCAAATAATTGCCACTTATGCAGAAAATAATGGCAGTAGATGAGAatttccttctccagctccagcGATAAGTGACTTTTAGTTATTTTTCTAGCCTTTCGATAATACTATCCAGAACTCCAAGTCCAACAGGCTCCCGGTAGGAGAAACAGGAACACTCACTGGTAAGTGTCCTTGCTTTTGCACTTGCTTAAAACACtataacatttcttttaacaCAGGATATCAGGATACGCATTCTAAGGAAGGTAAGACTGAAGGATGGTCAAGAGTGATCTGTATGAGTGACAAGCAACACAGATATGTAGTTTACTTGGACTGTATGTCTTGCTAGGTTCTCCATACAGACCATTGTCTTTCAACCACCTTTCTGGAAAAAATGATGAAGGTACTGGACACACTAATCAccagtatattttaaaacaacaaacagtACATAAAGAACTTGCTGCATAATCAATGTGCTTTATGCATTTGAGCCTCACCCAGAAGGGTTCATAGTTTAAGCATGAGAGACAGCAAgtaaaactgaagaaacaagaaacacaGTCACAAACACTGTTTAATTACCAGTAAAATTACCAGTAATTACCAGTAAAAGCAGGTGGAGGTATACAACCAAcagtttcagtaaaaaaaataaagacagatgaCTCGTAGTGCAAGGAAGTCGTTTTCAGGGCCTTCTCTAGGAAGCATGAAGTAGAGATGTTTACTGAAAAAGGAAGCACGAAAGAAAGACGCTCACTGACAATGCCGAGAAGACGAATAAATCAGGTAGTTCAGCGAGACAGTAGTTTGCAAGTAAGACAAAAATAACCCCCAGAATGCATAAAATTTAATTCAAGTGGACTGACATGTCAGTCCTTGAAAGTTCATTTGAAGAGAATGAGAGCGCACCAGTACAGGCCCGCCTCCGGCGCCGAGCACTGTCACCGCGCGCGGCGTCCGCCCGCGCCCCTCTCCACCCACAAGCGGCGGGGAGGACGCACCGCCAGTTCGCTGTCGGCCCCCGCCGCAGACAGAGCAGACGGCTCCTACTCACTGGCTCCGGGCCGGGCGCCGAGTGGCTGCGACAGCCAAACCAAGCGGCCGAGCCCGGCGCGGCGCTAGCACGTGTGGGGGCCGGCCTCACCCCCTCGGCCGCCCGCTGCCTCCCAACAGGGGGCCCGGAGAGGCCCACCCCCGCAGCGGCTTCCCTCGGCAGCGCTTGGCCGGCACGGCGCCCACTCTCACCCTACGGTCCGGATCACGAAGTAGACGATGAGGGCAGCGCTGGCCAGCACCAATACGGATAGGGCGCGCTGGGTCATAGGTTGGCCTTGCTTGGGCAGCGCTGACACCTCGGCCAGCCGGTTGCTGCTGCTTCGCGTGGCGGCCCCGCCGGCCACCTCCGCGGGGCGCGGGGAGGTGGTGGCGGCGCTCCGTACGGGAAGGGCCGCCGCCGCAGGCTTTCCGCAAAGGGCAACCAGCAGTAGCCCCGCCAAGAGCCAGAGCAGCGGCGGCAGCCACATACCGCTCTCTTctgcccggtgcgggcccggcccggcccaaACGCGGCCAGAGCCTGCCGCCGGAAGCGGAAGCGCGCGGCAGTGCCATGGCAGCGCGCCAGGCAGCTCGCCCTGGCCCCGGGTGCTGTGATGCCCCGAGGCGCGGCGGAAGGTGGAGCGCGAGTGACTGTGGAGAAGCGGGTTCCTCACGGGTGCCGGGATCGCGCCagtgatgtagagctttatactaacatgtactaataaaccttatactaacattgcaatagtataaagcttatttttcagacaggacaaaattcacataCAAGCTGGAAAAGGTCCTGCTCATCTCCTTACACAATACTCCCGGGGTTCTGCAACTTCCTAGAcggcagaaaccggttctgcgaggggccaaatgatatctgaagatcaggggtgagaaagcctcaggacttatcagccctcatctcccaaggccccaaagaccatcaccagccatcaccgggagacatcacgcaaatgaaaggaagaaaagacctaatttacatgtgaaaatcggggacaggttgtgtctttgtctaggcggataatctcatcatatgattttgtaactttgtaacaaatataagtcaagcaagatgccgagtcgggtgcgcacgtttgtggtggagcgatcccccgtgcgcccggcgccgaataaacataccttctttataactcgttgagttatagagtttgattccgcaagtcacCAGGACTGCTCCGCAGTGCCGATTCAGTCCCGCCGCCCTCGCTGAAGCGCCCGCCGTTACCATTTGAGCCGCTGCACCTGCGGCCGAGCTCCGCGGGCATCTGCAGGATGAGGTGTGCACGGGTGGGCGGACGAGATGCGCGTTTTCGTTAAATTTcggtagattttttttgtgtttccaCTTTTGTCCCTTACCCctgtcactgaacactacagaaaaatgtgcCACCGCATCCTCTTggcatacacctttcaaatagtTGTGTTAATGAGATACAGGCTCTTCTCCGGGCTCAGCAGTCCCAGTTGCCACAGCCtgtcctcgtatgaaagatgctccaggctcctgatcatcttggtggccctgtgctggactgtctctaAAGaacctgtccctcttgagctgaggagcccagaactggacacagtactccagatgaggcctcaccagggcagagtagagacgGAAGGAAtgtgacctgctggccacactttttgatgcatcccaggattccTTCTTGGCTGTGAGGGCACATTggtggctcatgtttagtttgctgtccaccagaactctCCGATCACTCTGCTGTCCAGCAGGTACTCTCCAGTtgctccccagcctgtactggtgcataggggtattcctccccaggtgcaggactctacactcgcctttgttgaacctcgtgagattcttttctgcccaactctcaagccagcccagatcttgctgaatggcagcacaggcttctagtgaatcagccagtcctacCAGCTTGGTGTTACCAGTGtccttgctgagggtacactctgtcccctcatccaggttattGATGAAGACGTTAAATAAAATTTGCCCCAGatccaatccctgtggaacaccagtggccacaggcctccaactcgattctgtgccattgatcaccattctctgggctctgtcattgagtcagttcttgatccacctcactgtatACTCATCTAAGCCACACatcctgagctttcctatgaggattGTTGTGATGTAGatctttatactaacatgtgctaataaaccttatactaacttatcgcaatagtataaagcttatttttcagacaggacaaaattcacacaagctgtgaaaggtcacgcttatctcctcacacaatacctctggggtcctccaacttccttgagggcagaaaccagTTCTGCGAGGGGCCAAGCGATGtctgaagatcaggggtgagaaagcctcaggacttatcagccttcatctcccaaggccccaaagaccatcacagGCCATCACAGGGAGACATCacacaaatgaaaggaagaaaagacctaatttacatgtgaaaatcggggacaggttgtgtctttgtctaggcggataatctcatcatatgattttgtaactttgtaacaaatataagtcaagcaagttgcaaGAAACGTGCAAGAAAAACGTGCAAGAAACATGCGTCGggcgcacgtttgtggtggagcgatcccccgtgcgcccggcgccgaataaacataccttctttgtaactctttgagttatagagtttgattccaCAAGTCATTTTGGCACCCCAGATGGGACGCGCTCTGCTCGGCTGCAGGAGTGACTGAGGAATGGACGTCCTAGCCGTGGCCCAAGTCTTTTTCTTCGGAGGAACTCTGCTCTCAGCCGCTCACTGCGGGAGCAGACAACGACCATCTATCCTGCGGACAAGGTATGTGACAGAGGGAAAGGGACCACGGTCGGGGCGATCCATAAGTCGCGCAGAGACGTCTGGCGCACGACAGAGTCCCCATGTACACGTAAGTTGGGAAGAATCTCGGCATTGGGGGGGTTTACCTGgttttcgtaactcagaggccccagtcggCATTGGGGAGGGGTTACTTGGTTTTCGTAACTCAGAGACCCCAactggcattgggggggggttacttggtattcgtaactcagaggccccagtcggcattgggggggggttacttggtatttgtaactcagaggccccagccgacattgggggggggttacttggtatttgtaactcagaggccccagtcgaGATTCATATGGTTACAGGGCGAATTCGCATGACATCTTGGTTTTAATTTGCAGCTGCGGAAGGGATAACAACtggtataataataataatagtattgtGGCATTGGAAGTACCCGGgcttatttgtatttaagatAAACGGATATTGTAAagttgtgatgtgtgtgtgtattggGTGTTAAATGAATGAGACGCAGTCTGACTGCGAAGCGAGTGTGGAGTCCTTATCCACGGTTCCGTATCTCCACGAGGAGACCAGCCGGAGACGGACGAAGCGTGTCAAGTAATTGTAGTGTTTGTTAACTTGTCTACATATGTTTTATGTGAACTAAGGGagccaagaaatattttaatagtactGTTTTACACTATCAAGGTAGAAGATAAGGAACGTGAACGACTTTGCGGTGGTTTCAGCTCCCCGGTGTTAATGCATTAACAAAAACTTTATAGTGCCctggggggggggtggtggtgACTACGATAAGCATTGGTGCTGGTGTCCAGAGTGTGAAGAACACAACATAGCCGAGATTACAACCGTGTTTTGTGGTTGGGCGTTGGGATTACctattttgagaaacatttcGGAGAAAGAGTTACAAAGAGTAATTTGAgaatatagaaaaataatggGAAACTCTCAGAGTGTGAGAGCCGAGAAAAGTCCATTAGGATTCATATTGGCACATTGGAAAGATCTTGTGGGGACTAGGggtacagaaagtaaaaaaacactTACAAAATACTGCAACCAATGGTGGCCACTCTATAAACTAGACGATGGGGAGAAGTGGCCTCAAAATGGAACTCTGGATTATAATACCCTCCTGCAGTTAATGTTGTTTataaggagggaaagaaaatgggatgaggcttCTTATGTGGACATGTTTTTCGCTCTGAGAAATCACCCAGAATGGCAGCAGGATTGTGGGTTAGCTCCTCCCCAAGATCCCCTGATACTGGCCCTAGAACgagaaaacaagggaaaactgAAAAGGTGCTGTTCATCCTGCAGTGTCGGACAACACTGCACCAATAGAGATAAGGTGTATCAGGCAAATGATTTAGAAAGCCTGGAAGGCTATATACCTCCCTCCATGCCCCCTCCTGATGAAAGAAGGGCAGAAGTAATAAAACAGAAGGTAAGGATGGAATATATGGGTCCTCAGGGGACAGGGAATATGGGCATGCCTACTGGCAGTCAGGGCCCTCTCCCCACAATGaatataaatatgaatgacagAGGAACTTTACCTGGCCCTGGGATGGGTCCTGACCCTTCTGTAAATATGGGAGCACCACTAGAAG harbors:
- the FAM174A gene encoding membrane protein FAM174A isoform X2: MWLPPLLWLLAGLLLVALCGKPAAAALPVRSAATTSPRPAEVAGGAATRSSSNRLAEVSALPKQGQPMTQRALSVLVLASAALIVYFVIRTVGLRRPNRKTRRYGVLDTNVENVELTPLEQDDDDDDDDTTLFDANHPRREVRAFQ
- the FAM174A gene encoding membrane protein FAM174A isoform X1, whose protein sequence is MWLPPLLWLLAGLLLVALCGKPAAAALPVRSAATTSPRPAEVAGGAATRSSSNRLAEVSALPKQGQPMTQRALSVLVLASAALIVYFVIRTVGLRRPNRKTRRYGVLDTNVENVELTPLEQDDDDDDDDTTLFDANHPRRMHKDENESENKKYVPFNEKT